The following coding sequences lie in one Alphaproteobacteria bacterium genomic window:
- a CDS encoding Ig-like domain-containing protein, giving the protein MRSLLVRFVLFVGFAALAASASAQDDSRGALRPGEERRVALVIGNGDYQVANPLPNPPNDAQAIADKLREIGFEVFLGLDLTRDDLNALLQQYTRALDGADVGLFFYAGHGLQVDGINYIVPVDAVLERAADLDFEVVDSNIVLRQFDRPNFTGLVFLDACRDNPLARSMSTGTRSIGRGLAEVTSATGTLIAYATQPGNVAYDGEGEHSPFTQALLDHIDTPDMEIRLMLDYVGEEVAEMTNGQQQPWVHFSRLRGGFYFVPKAETDEPGTDLNGTDVAVNENDPAVLLYNSAQTLESPEARLLMLEQFIRLYPTHPLATLAATEVQELRTRAANPNPDRIDPNGGQPNHPPVVEAARTLTVDADAGLTALGIGTPEDEDGDQLTVTVIELPEAGAVQSVGVAVAVNDVLTPGELTGLDYLPDEAREGAVGELRYRVDDGNGGLTEGVLRIALRAPNRPPVVQDATTVSIDIAADPVPLGITAPIDPDNDRLQIRVTWLPRYGAVELNGRPIQRDDELTAYQLIALSYRTDPERTGDMGSFEYQVDDGRGGLVRAAMRINVLRPNTPPAVADELLVEVEADPAGVPLGLTPPTDPDGDVLTIRVTWLPRWGSLMSGSTLIERGAEMSTSEFAALRYIAAAGHDGDAGSFEFAVSDGRGDPVRGMVRISVIAPNRPPEVVAEQSVTVVAENGAAQLVFKLPADPDGDAIEVTVTEIPYRGRLVSAGRTVRVGTVLDGNALTALTYEPAPGHSGEAGQFAFTVTDGNSAPQAGLIRISVESTNRAPVVADAQTVTVRSGAVTPLGIPAPTDPDGDTLSVRIVEVPNGGFLRSGSSVVRPGQSIGVDALTQIAFEMTGNELRSNLLSYEVSDGRGGVATGSVALEIEEVQVISAGPDGDLAGDSLVTAYDGGVLDGRSIVFEDRIAAGDVADYYRVSVADWSEITVAMTGLAADLDIYLYTADERNVAASELVGEVDETLVANVPAGIYFVAVLPFEEAQSEYTLTVSAGPGAPPPADQVGDNAQTADLLGTPGQSPINVGEQLNIVDIEDWYGFDVADFVEVSAVLSGLSGDLDLDLIDSAGTVLASSAAGGYEDESVVAQIGPGRYFLRVYLYSGQSDYGLSLSAVPSAPPPPDGAGNTADEAFPLGTVDGTVSFGDWIGTADTNDYIAFNLNQPGTLTVRMTGLAADADLELLNPAGELVGSSNNVELADEEIVVDVGAGAYYARVYPYQGQTDYRLEISLRAGGSTGPNIGNGPVETVEQLRVWEDGWSRDEKRQVQRGLQMLGYYTSAIDGLFGNGTRSAIRAFQQGIGEAPTGYLSRQQRVRLSVDAAEEAQARAESAAGQARSAAEAPGAFVDPYQSGDVYRGDTNRVGYGVYQWASGHRYEGQWDRSRSGFGVLILQDGWRYGGQWVDSSFVGFGVAIGPNGERIVGEWNIAPETPFSEGLNGYGQVIAPDGSVQTGYFVAGQLANFN; this is encoded by the coding sequence ATGAGGTCATTGCTGGTCCGATTCGTCCTTTTCGTCGGCTTTGCGGCCCTGGCCGCCTCGGCCTCGGCCCAGGATGACAGCCGCGGCGCGCTGCGCCCGGGCGAGGAGCGGCGCGTCGCGCTGGTCATCGGCAACGGCGACTACCAGGTCGCCAACCCGCTGCCCAACCCGCCGAACGACGCGCAGGCGATCGCCGACAAGCTGCGCGAGATCGGCTTCGAGGTGTTTCTCGGCCTCGACCTGACCCGCGACGACCTCAATGCGCTGCTGCAGCAATATACCCGCGCGCTCGACGGCGCCGACGTCGGCCTGTTCTTCTACGCCGGCCACGGCCTGCAGGTCGACGGCATCAACTACATCGTCCCGGTCGATGCGGTGCTGGAGCGCGCCGCCGACCTCGATTTCGAGGTGGTCGACTCCAACATCGTGCTGCGCCAGTTCGACCGGCCGAACTTTACCGGCCTGGTCTTCCTGGACGCCTGCCGCGACAACCCGCTGGCGCGCAGCATGAGCACCGGGACGCGCTCGATCGGCCGCGGCCTGGCCGAGGTGACGTCGGCCACCGGCACGCTGATCGCCTATGCGACCCAGCCCGGCAACGTCGCCTATGACGGCGAGGGCGAGCACAGCCCGTTCACCCAGGCGCTGCTCGACCACATCGACACTCCCGACATGGAGATCCGGCTGATGCTGGACTATGTCGGCGAGGAAGTGGCCGAGATGACCAACGGCCAGCAGCAGCCGTGGGTGCATTTCTCGCGGCTGCGCGGCGGCTTCTATTTCGTGCCGAAGGCCGAGACCGATGAGCCCGGGACCGATCTCAACGGCACCGACGTCGCGGTCAACGAGAACGACCCGGCGGTGCTGCTCTACAACTCGGCCCAGACGCTGGAATCGCCCGAGGCGCGGCTGCTGATGCTGGAGCAGTTCATCCGGCTGTACCCGACCCATCCGCTGGCCACGCTCGCCGCCACCGAGGTGCAGGAGCTGCGCACCCGCGCCGCCAACCCGAACCCGGACCGCATCGACCCCAACGGCGGGCAGCCGAACCATCCGCCCGTGGTGGAGGCCGCCCGCACGCTGACCGTCGACGCCGACGCCGGCCTGACCGCGCTCGGCATCGGCACGCCCGAGGACGAGGACGGCGACCAGCTGACCGTGACCGTGATCGAGCTGCCCGAGGCCGGCGCGGTGCAGTCGGTCGGCGTCGCCGTCGCGGTCAACGACGTGCTGACCCCCGGCGAGCTGACCGGCCTGGACTATCTGCCCGACGAGGCCCGCGAAGGCGCGGTCGGCGAGCTGCGCTACCGGGTCGACGACGGCAACGGCGGCCTCACCGAGGGCGTGCTGCGCATCGCCCTGCGCGCGCCGAACCGGCCGCCGGTGGTGCAGGACGCGACCACGGTCTCGATCGACATCGCCGCCGATCCGGTGCCGCTCGGCATCACCGCGCCGATCGACCCCGACAACGACCGCCTGCAGATCCGCGTCACCTGGCTGCCGCGCTATGGCGCGGTGGAGCTGAACGGGCGCCCGATCCAGCGCGACGACGAGCTGACCGCCTACCAGCTGATCGCGCTCAGCTACCGCACCGATCCGGAGCGCACCGGCGACATGGGCTCGTTCGAGTACCAGGTCGACGACGGCCGCGGCGGCCTGGTCCGCGCCGCCATGCGCATCAACGTGCTGCGGCCGAATACGCCGCCGGCGGTGGCCGACGAGCTGTTGGTCGAGGTCGAGGCCGATCCGGCCGGCGTGCCGCTGGGCCTGACCCCGCCGACCGATCCCGACGGCGACGTGCTGACCATCCGCGTCACCTGGCTGCCGCGCTGGGGCAGCCTGATGAGCGGGTCGACGCTGATCGAGCGCGGCGCAGAGATGTCGACCAGCGAGTTCGCGGCGCTGCGCTATATCGCGGCCGCCGGCCACGACGGCGATGCCGGCTCGTTCGAATTCGCGGTCTCCGACGGTCGCGGCGACCCGGTGCGCGGCATGGTCCGGATCAGCGTGATCGCGCCGAACCGGCCGCCCGAGGTCGTGGCGGAGCAGTCGGTCACCGTAGTCGCCGAGAACGGCGCGGCGCAGCTGGTGTTCAAGCTTCCGGCCGACCCCGACGGCGACGCGATCGAGGTGACGGTCACCGAGATTCCCTATCGCGGCCGGCTGGTGTCCGCCGGGCGCACCGTGCGCGTCGGCACCGTGCTCGACGGCAACGCGCTGACGGCGCTGACCTACGAGCCGGCGCCGGGCCACAGCGGCGAGGCGGGGCAATTCGCCTTCACGGTCACCGACGGCAACAGCGCGCCGCAGGCCGGCTTGATCCGCATCTCGGTGGAATCGACCAACCGCGCCCCGGTGGTGGCCGACGCGCAGACGGTGACGGTGCGGTCCGGCGCGGTCACCCCGCTGGGCATTCCGGCGCCGACCGATCCCGACGGCGACACGCTGTCGGTGCGCATCGTCGAGGTGCCGAACGGCGGCTTCCTGCGCTCCGGCTCGTCGGTGGTGCGGCCCGGCCAGTCGATCGGCGTCGACGCGCTGACCCAGATCGCCTTCGAGATGACCGGCAACGAGCTGCGCTCCAACCTGCTCAGCTACGAGGTCAGCGACGGCCGCGGCGGCGTGGCCACCGGCAGCGTGGCGCTGGAGATCGAGGAGGTGCAGGTCATCTCCGCCGGTCCGGATGGCGACCTCGCCGGCGACAGCCTGGTCACCGCCTATGACGGCGGCGTCCTCGACGGCCGGTCGATCGTGTTCGAGGACCGGATCGCCGCCGGCGACGTGGCCGACTACTACCGCGTCAGCGTCGCCGACTGGAGCGAGATCACGGTCGCGATGACCGGCCTGGCGGCCGACCTCGACATTTACCTCTACACCGCCGACGAGCGGAACGTGGCGGCGTCGGAGCTGGTCGGCGAGGTCGACGAGACGCTGGTCGCAAACGTGCCGGCCGGCATCTATTTCGTCGCGGTGCTGCCGTTCGAGGAGGCGCAGAGCGAGTACACGCTGACGGTCAGCGCCGGACCCGGCGCGCCGCCGCCGGCGGACCAGGTCGGCGACAACGCCCAGACGGCCGACCTGCTCGGCACGCCCGGGCAGAGCCCGATCAATGTCGGCGAACAGCTCAACATCGTCGACATCGAGGACTGGTACGGCTTCGACGTCGCCGACTTCGTCGAGGTGTCGGCCGTGCTGAGCGGGCTGTCCGGCGACCTCGACCTGGATCTGATCGACAGCGCCGGCACGGTGCTGGCCAGCAGCGCCGCCGGCGGCTACGAGGACGAGTCCGTCGTCGCGCAGATCGGCCCGGGGCGGTATTTCCTGCGCGTCTATCTGTACAGCGGCCAGTCCGACTACGGCCTGTCGCTGTCGGCGGTGCCCTCGGCCCCGCCGCCGCCCGACGGCGCCGGCAACACGGCCGACGAGGCGTTCCCGCTGGGCACGGTCGACGGCACCGTCAGCTTCGGCGACTGGATCGGCACCGCCGATACCAACGACTACATCGCCTTCAACCTGAACCAGCCGGGCACGTTGACCGTGCGGATGACGGGCCTGGCGGCCGATGCCGACCTCGAGCTGCTCAACCCCGCCGGCGAGCTGGTCGGCTCGTCCAACAATGTCGAGCTGGCCGACGAGGAGATCGTCGTCGACGTCGGCGCCGGGGCCTACTATGCCCGTGTCTATCCCTATCAGGGCCAGACCGACTATCGGCTCGAGATCAGCCTGCGTGCCGGCGGTTCGACCGGACCCAATATCGGCAACGGCCCGGTGGAGACGGTCGAGCAGCTGCGCGTCTGGGAGGACGGCTGGTCGCGCGACGAGAAGCGCCAGGTCCAGCGCGGGCTGCAGATGCTGGGTTACTACACCAGCGCGATCGACGGCCTGTTCGGCAACGGTACCCGCAGCGCGATCCGCGCCTTCCAGCAGGGCATCGGCGAGGCGCCGACCGGATATCTGTCGCGCCAGCAGCGGGTGCGCCTGTCGGTCGATGCCGCCGAGGAGGCGCAGGCGCGCGCCGAGTCCGCCGCCGGCCAGGCCCGCAGTGCCGCCGAGGCGCCCGGCGCCTTCGTCGATCCCTACCAGAGCGGCGACGTTTATCGCGGCGACACCAACCGCGTCGGCTACGGCGTCTACCAGTGGGCAAGCGGCCATCGCTACGAGGGCCAGTGGGACCGCTCGCGGTCGGGCTTCGGCGTGCTGATCCTGCAGGACGGCTGGCGCTATGGCGGCCAGTGGGTCGACTCCTCGTTCGTCGGCTTCGGCGTCGCCATCGGGCCCAACGGCGAACGCATCGTCGGTGAATGGAACATCGCGCCGGAGACGCCCTTCTCCGAGGGCCTGAACGGCTACGGCCAGGTCATCGCGCCCGACGGTTCGGTGCAGACCGGCTACTTCGTCGCCGGCCAGCTGGCCAACTTCAACTAG
- a CDS encoding SEL1-like repeat protein, with protein sequence MFRAISGLTAAAIPAVLLCLAAGPAAADMQAGLVAADNGDFATAYYEWKPLADEGDPDALFNIGTLYERGLFVRQDAARAYHFYARAAERNQPNALFRLGVLTEAGEAVEQDYAAAARYYDLAIAAGWPPAMVNLGRLYAEGLGVEQDLAKAAELYRTAAEEHGLATAQFNLARLLQAGRGVEADPAEAVRLYRLAVAQGFVPALHGLGLMYLNGEGIEQDFAEALKLFEQAAEQGDESSMYNIGYMYFEGLGVEPDLERAAAWYYRATQAGSAAAASHLAYLFETGQGVPQNTEQALTLYQEAADAGDPVAQYNLGRIYASGELVEQDLPRAFDYFSAAAQQGEPLALYSLALMYEEGVVVEPNVDYAVQLLNLAAAQGLQEAIDKLAALGR encoded by the coding sequence ATGTTTCGCGCAATCTCTGGCCTGACCGCCGCGGCTATCCCGGCCGTCCTGCTCTGTCTCGCCGCCGGCCCGGCGGCGGCCGACATGCAGGCCGGGCTGGTGGCCGCGGACAACGGCGACTTCGCCACCGCCTATTACGAGTGGAAGCCGCTGGCCGACGAGGGCGACCCCGACGCGCTGTTCAACATCGGCACGCTCTACGAGCGCGGGCTGTTCGTCCGCCAGGACGCGGCCCGCGCCTATCACTTCTATGCCCGCGCGGCGGAGCGCAACCAGCCCAACGCCCTGTTCCGGCTCGGCGTGCTGACCGAGGCCGGCGAGGCGGTGGAGCAGGACTACGCCGCCGCGGCGCGCTACTACGACCTGGCGATCGCGGCCGGCTGGCCGCCGGCGATGGTCAACCTGGGCCGCCTCTATGCCGAGGGCCTGGGGGTGGAGCAGGACCTGGCCAAGGCGGCGGAGTTGTACCGCACCGCCGCCGAGGAGCACGGCCTGGCGACGGCCCAGTTCAATCTCGCCCGCCTGCTGCAGGCCGGCCGCGGCGTCGAGGCCGACCCGGCGGAGGCGGTGCGGCTCTATCGGCTGGCGGTGGCCCAGGGCTTCGTGCCGGCGCTGCACGGACTCGGCCTGATGTACCTGAACGGCGAGGGCATCGAGCAGGACTTCGCCGAGGCGCTGAAGCTGTTCGAGCAGGCCGCCGAACAGGGCGACGAATCGTCGATGTACAACATCGGTTACATGTATTTCGAGGGCCTGGGCGTGGAGCCCGACCTGGAGCGGGCCGCCGCCTGGTACTACCGGGCGACGCAGGCCGGCAGCGCCGCCGCCGCCAGCCATCTCGCCTATCTGTTCGAGACCGGCCAGGGCGTGCCGCAGAACACCGAGCAGGCGCTGACGCTGTACCAGGAGGCGGCCGACGCCGGCGACCCGGTCGCGCAGTATAATCTTGGCCGGATCTACGCCAGCGGCGAGCTGGTCGAGCAGGACCTGCCGCGCGCCTTCGACTACTTCAGCGCCGCCGCCCAGCAGGGCGAGCCGCTGGCGCTCTACAGCCTGGCGCTGATGTACGAGGAAGGCGTGGTCGTCGAGCCGAACGTCGACTATGCGGTGCAGTTGCTGAACCTCGCCGCGGCGCAGGGCCTGCAGGAAGCCATCGACAAGCTGGCGGCACTGGGCCGCTGA